A stretch of DNA from Candidatus Poribacteria bacterium:
TCACCTGCCAAGGGCACCATTGGGCGTGTCGGTGAAATTTCGGTGGACGCAGATACGGGCGAACTGCTAGCAGATACAGACACAGTAGAAAGGATCGATGCCAATGCCGAATGGCTGGCTCAACGTTCCCCACTTTAGGCAGGAATTCAACTACTCGTGCGTTGCTGCATGCGTCCGTATGGTGATGGCATATTACGGACATAACGAATCGGAAGATAACGTGCGCCAACTGCTAGGCACGAAACCACGGGGAACACGCGCTGCTAATGTGACAAATATTGTTCAATTGGGTTTTGATGTACGGTTTGGAGCCTCCAACCTATCACAATTACAAGCTACGCTTGCTGCCAATGTACCCCCTATCATTTTCCTGCTGACCGGGACGTTAGATTACTGGGAAACCAATGATGCTCATGCGGTCGTGCTTATTGGAATTGATGCAGCAACGATCCATCTCAATGATCCTTTCTTCGATACCTTTTCACAGCAGACACCCTTGGCGAATTTTCAGCAAGCGTGGGCAACAACT
This window harbors:
- a CDS encoding C39 family peptidase, whose amino-acid sequence is MPNGWLNVPHFRQEFNYSCVAACVRMVMAYYGHNESEDNVRQLLGTKPRGTRAANVTNIVQLGFDVRFGASNLSQLQATLAANVPPIIFLLTGTLDYWETNDAHAVVLIGIDAATIHLNDPFFDTFSQQTPLANFQQAWATTGHLAAFIRPQS